A stretch of DNA from Synechococcus sp. JA-3-3Ab:
CTCCGTTTCGAGAGTCGCCGGGCAGCCGTGCTGCGCAGCGCCAATCTCAGCCGCGCCGACCTGAGCGGGGCCAACCTGGCGGGAGCGGATTTGACGCGGGCCGACCTAAGGGGGGCCAATCTCAAAGAGGCCAGTTTAATCGGAGCCCACTTACAGGGAGCCAACCTACAGCGGGCCTGTTTGCGCGGGGCCCTCCTCAGCAACGCCGACCTGAGGGGAGCTTCCTTTCTGGGCGGGGACCTACAGGGGGTGCAGATGGGGCGGGCCAACTTGAAGGAAGCCATGCTCAGCCAGGTCAACTTGGCGGAAGCCAACCTCAGCGAGGCAGATCTGGCGGGAGCCGATCTTTCCGCCGCCTGCCTGCGCTCGGCCAAGCTGGCGCGGACGGATCTGAGTCGGGCTAACCTGGCCGGGGCCGACCTGAGATCGGCCAGCCTGGTGGATGCCTATCTGGGCCGCACCAACCTGGAAAATGCCGATCTCCGCGAGGCCATCCTCACCCGCGCCGACCTCAGCACCGCCAACCTCGCGGGAGCCAACCTGCGCGGGGCGACTCTGCCAGATGGACGGATTGGGTGAGCAAGACGGGGATCCGCCCTGGAGAAGGTGAGGTTTTCCGCTGTCCTAGAAGCTCCACAACCGCTAGCCTACAGGGG
This window harbors:
- a CDS encoding pentapeptide repeat-containing protein, which gives rise to MDAKDLLRLYRAGRVNFAGENLAALDLSRADLIGIDLSQADLHGINLIFAYLGRAKLQKANLVGANLSGANLSQADLSEADLRDAHLHGTTLQGADLHGANLALALLIDANLLEADLRWANLTSANLGGACLRGANLRFESRRAAVLRSANLSRADLSGANLAGADLTRADLRGANLKEASLIGAHLQGANLQRACLRGALLSNADLRGASFLGGDLQGVQMGRANLKEAMLSQVNLAEANLSEADLAGADLSAACLRSAKLARTDLSRANLAGADLRSASLVDAYLGRTNLENADLREAILTRADLSTANLAGANLRGATLPDGRIG